From the genome of Mycobacterium sp. 050128, one region includes:
- a CDS encoding radical SAM/SPASM domain-containing protein, with product MTQPTRLPSAQDWTAARPVYVVWELTLACNQHCGHCGSRAGSKRSGELTLDECRDVIEQLAALGTREITLIGGEAYLRRDWVEVVRAISEHGILATMQTGGRGLHPHVLDAAIAAGLRSVGVSIDGPDDVHDALRGVPRSAASAWRLLTLCRDRGLPTTVNTTVTPPALTRLEEMFERLIQAGVSTWQVGINVAMGRAADDPTLLLQPYDLLELVPRLAALARAGQLRGLVIMPGNTMGYFGPDEALLRQGGDTRVHWTGCNAGRNGMGLESDGTLKACPSLPREDYAAGNVREFPIEQLWQRSDGARYLRTRTVDDLWGFCRTCVYAADCLAGCTWVSHSFLGRPGNNPYCHHRALALQQQGFRERVQRVSAPPGEPFDMGEFILILEPEDGRGLGEVQVPPVWSRPDTRDRAERPVPRRLALCPDCGRYSDPVHGECVYCGCDLAQANFERARHLAQARQALVHLRNTLDESSWWSDGRAAFFSSSRQRQQER from the coding sequence GTGACGCAACCGACGCGGTTGCCGAGCGCGCAGGACTGGACGGCCGCACGGCCCGTATATGTGGTGTGGGAGCTGACACTGGCCTGCAACCAGCACTGTGGCCACTGCGGTTCTCGAGCGGGAAGCAAACGCAGTGGCGAGCTCACGTTGGACGAATGCCGCGACGTGATCGAGCAGCTCGCGGCACTGGGCACCCGGGAGATCACGCTCATCGGCGGAGAGGCTTATCTGCGACGTGACTGGGTCGAGGTGGTTCGCGCCATCTCCGAGCACGGGATCCTCGCCACCATGCAGACCGGTGGCCGTGGGCTTCACCCACACGTTCTCGACGCCGCAATCGCCGCTGGTCTGCGTTCGGTTGGGGTATCAATCGACGGACCCGATGATGTGCACGACGCGCTGCGCGGCGTCCCGCGATCCGCCGCATCGGCGTGGCGCCTGCTGACGTTGTGCCGTGATCGCGGACTACCGACGACTGTGAACACAACTGTGACGCCCCCGGCGTTGACGCGACTGGAGGAGATGTTCGAGCGGCTTATCCAAGCCGGTGTATCCACCTGGCAGGTCGGCATCAACGTGGCCATGGGTCGGGCAGCCGACGACCCGACTCTGCTGCTGCAACCGTATGACTTGCTCGAGCTGGTTCCGCGGCTGGCGGCGCTGGCCCGTGCCGGTCAACTCCGCGGCCTGGTCATCATGCCGGGAAACACCATGGGCTACTTCGGCCCCGACGAGGCGCTGCTACGACAGGGCGGCGATACGCGCGTGCACTGGACAGGTTGCAACGCCGGTCGCAACGGCATGGGTCTGGAATCCGATGGCACGCTCAAAGCCTGTCCGTCGCTGCCTCGCGAAGACTACGCCGCCGGTAACGTGCGCGAATTCCCGATCGAACAACTCTGGCAACGCTCCGACGGGGCACGATACCTCCGCACCCGGACCGTAGACGATCTGTGGGGATTCTGTCGCACGTGCGTGTACGCCGCCGACTGCCTGGCCGGGTGTACTTGGGTCAGTCATTCCTTCCTGGGCCGGCCGGGCAACAATCCGTACTGCCACCACCGGGCGCTCGCGCTTCAGCAGCAGGGTTTTCGCGAGCGGGTGCAACGGGTCAGCGCACCGCCGGGTGAGCCGTTCGATATGGGCGAATTCATTTTGATCCTTGAACCCGAGGATGGGCGCGGTCTCGGCGAGGTTCAGGTCCCGCCGGTCTGGTCTCGCCCCGACACGCGTGATCGCGCCGAGCGACCTGTGCCGCGAAGACTCGCGCTGTGTCCCGATTGCGGGCGGTATTCGGATCCGGTGCATGGGGAATGCGTCTACTGCGGCTGCGATTTGGCTCAAGCAAATTTCGAGCGG
- a CDS encoding acyl-ACP desaturase, with amino-acid sequence MSKDLTNVQLLRELEPVVEQLFNRHLSMFKEWNPHDYVPWSDGRNFYALDGQDWEPGQTRLPDVAQVAMVQNLLTEDNLPSYHREIAMNFSMDGPWGQWVNRWTAEEARHSTALRDYLVVTRSVDPVELEKLRMEQMTRGFSPGQNRQGDTFAESLFDSVMYVSFQELATRVSHRNTGKVSNDTIAEQLMARVSHDENLHMIFYRDVSAAGLDIAPNQAMKSVHRILRNFKMPGFTVPEFRRKAVIIAVGGVYDPRIHLNEVVMPVLKKWRIFEREDFTGEAARMRDDLALLVKELEEASDKFDESKQRYLEREARKTEKIIASKVLQTKGTLTLSGH; translated from the coding sequence GTGTCCAAGGACCTGACGAACGTGCAGCTACTCCGCGAACTTGAACCGGTCGTTGAACAGCTATTCAACCGCCACCTGTCGATGTTCAAGGAATGGAATCCGCACGATTACGTGCCCTGGTCGGATGGCAGAAATTTCTATGCGCTGGACGGCCAAGATTGGGAGCCTGGACAGACCCGATTGCCTGACGTCGCCCAGGTGGCGATGGTGCAAAACCTGCTGACCGAGGACAATTTACCGTCCTATCACCGTGAGATCGCGATGAACTTCAGCATGGACGGCCCGTGGGGGCAATGGGTGAATCGGTGGACCGCGGAAGAGGCCAGGCACAGCACGGCGCTCCGCGACTACCTGGTGGTCACCCGCTCCGTCGACCCGGTAGAGCTGGAAAAGCTCCGCATGGAGCAAATGACGCGGGGCTTCAGCCCCGGCCAGAATCGGCAGGGCGATACGTTTGCTGAGAGCTTGTTTGATTCCGTCATGTATGTCTCGTTTCAAGAATTGGCCACCCGCGTCTCGCACCGCAACACGGGCAAAGTCAGCAATGACACGATCGCAGAACAGTTGATGGCCAGGGTGTCGCACGACGAGAACCTGCACATGATCTTTTATCGGGATGTCAGCGCGGCAGGTCTGGACATCGCGCCCAATCAAGCGATGAAATCGGTGCACCGAATCCTGCGCAACTTCAAGATGCCCGGGTTCACGGTCCCGGAGTTTCGGCGCAAGGCGGTAATCATCGCCGTTGGCGGTGTTTACGACCCGCGCATCCATCTCAACGAGGTGGTCATGCCCGTGCTCAAGAAGTGGCGCATCTTCGAACGGGAAGACTTCACCGGCGAGGCCGCAAGGATGCGTGACGACCTCGCCTTGCTGGTCAAGGAACTCGAAGAAGCCTCCGACAAATTCGACGAATCCAAGCAGCGCTATCTGGAGCGCGAGGCGCGTAAGACCGAGAAAATCATCGCCAGCAAAGTGCTTCAAACGAAGGGAACGCTGACGCTGAGCGGGCACTGA